One Cellulomonas sp. Y8 DNA segment encodes these proteins:
- a CDS encoding helix-turn-helix domain-containing protein produces the protein MHNPEQQPAWQRDFGSRLQQLRTESALTQEQLASASGLDRTYIAGVERGRRNPTLVTIRRLAMTLDISPADFFERP, from the coding sequence GTGCACAACCCCGAGCAACAGCCGGCATGGCAGCGCGACTTCGGGTCGCGCCTCCAACAGCTGCGCACCGAGTCCGCCCTCACGCAGGAACAGCTAGCCTCCGCCTCCGGGCTGGACCGGACCTACATCGCCGGAGTCGAACGCGGACGACGCAACCCCACCCTGGTCACGATCCGACGGCTCGCTATGACGCTGGACATCAGCCCCGCCGACTTCTTCGAACGCCCCTGA
- a CDS encoding DUF4238 domain-containing protein encodes MNANRRTVRRQHTVSKFYLKGFAAEEKTLTRLVLETGKSHPISVNDATVVKDFYSVEDEGHLDDFFERRFAEIEDPAAIALRHAIDLAWPLAPREREAMATWIALQHLRGHALRDATTEIQSLMYQLLVGSAGKRALRQHIERAENTPCSPARVDAEWDDLTQPGGTRIRPDARDHLRLIVDLLETTRERLSNHRWALQVFDRRTLLTADHPVSLVAAEDHPSWQGVGIANAGGFVLPLSRRRSLVIVPSAHPQRDVLGPGTTHLAREINALTLQTARRHAYHHPADATLAALPTRWTPRTRELHPDFGDDFINPDRELTETSPVDQGRVDLGAGVTLADLPWPIPGRQFRWAEPRPAPADTDTDEHAPEPV; translated from the coding sequence GTGAACGCGAACCGAAGAACGGTGCGCCGCCAGCACACCGTCTCCAAGTTCTACCTCAAGGGCTTCGCCGCCGAGGAGAAGACCCTCACACGCCTCGTCCTGGAGACCGGCAAGTCGCACCCGATCTCCGTCAACGACGCCACCGTCGTCAAGGACTTCTACTCCGTCGAGGACGAAGGCCACCTCGACGACTTCTTCGAAAGACGATTCGCCGAGATCGAAGACCCCGCCGCCATCGCCCTACGCCATGCCATCGACCTCGCATGGCCCCTCGCGCCCCGTGAGCGAGAAGCCATGGCCACCTGGATCGCCCTGCAGCACCTGCGCGGCCACGCCTTGCGTGACGCCACGACCGAGATCCAGTCGCTCATGTACCAGCTCCTGGTCGGCTCGGCCGGCAAGCGCGCCCTGCGCCAGCACATCGAACGAGCCGAGAACACTCCCTGCTCGCCCGCCCGCGTGGACGCCGAGTGGGACGACCTCACCCAACCCGGTGGCACCCGCATCCGACCCGACGCCCGCGACCACCTGCGCCTCATCGTCGACCTGCTCGAGACGACCCGCGAACGCCTGTCCAACCACCGATGGGCGCTGCAGGTCTTCGATCGGAGGACGCTCCTAACCGCCGACCACCCGGTCTCTTTGGTTGCCGCCGAAGACCACCCCAGCTGGCAGGGGGTCGGCATCGCCAACGCAGGCGGATTCGTCCTGCCGCTGTCCCGCCGGCGCAGTCTCGTCATCGTCCCGAGCGCACACCCGCAGCGCGACGTCCTCGGCCCCGGCACGACACACCTCGCGCGGGAGATCAACGCTCTGACGCTCCAAACCGCACGACGCCACGCCTACCACCACCCCGCCGACGCAACGCTCGCCGCCCTACCCACTCGCTGGACGCCCCGCACTCGAGAACTCCACCCCGACTTCGGCGACGACTTCATCAATCCAGACCGGGAACTCACCGAGACCTCCCCCGTCGACCAGGGACGCGTCGATCTGGGCGCGGGCGTCACCCTCGCCGACTTGCCTTGGCCCATCCCCGGACGACAGTTCCGTTGGGCCGAGCCACGCCCGGCACCCGCCGACACCGACACCGACGAGCACGCGCCCGAGCCTGTCTGA
- a CDS encoding DDE-type integrase/transposase/recombinase, with amino-acid sequence MRSERVVDAVQMAIWRRHPAPGAIVHADRGSQYTSWIFGHRLRQAGLLGSMGRVASSVDNTMMESFCRACSVSCSTAAVRLCHTEDSA; translated from the coding sequence ATGCGCTCCGAGCGGGTCGTCGACGCGGTACAGATGGCGATCTGGCGGCGCCACCCCGCACCCGGGGCGATCGTCCACGCGGACCGCGGCAGCCAGTACACGTCGTGGATCTTCGGGCACCGGCTGCGCCAAGCCGGGCTGCTCGGGTCGATGGGCCGGGTCGCCTCGAGCGTGGACAACACCATGATGGAGAGCTTTTGTCGAGCATGCAGCGTGAGCTGCTCGACCGCCGCCGTCCGCCTATGCCACACCGAAGACTCCGCCTGA
- a CDS encoding type I restriction endonuclease subunit R, which translates to MVPTGAEYLYVEKPSMELLEQLGWAPVDAFHEVLGPEGTVGRDSQHDVVLTHRLRFAMRKLNPEHVPDAAINEAIEALTKDRTVMDRVRANREVHELLRDGYRAEWTDDRGEQQIETLRFLDFGLPTNNDLLAVQQMWVKGNLHSRRLDVALFVNGIPLVVMEFKEPNESVKSAYDNNLTDYRDTIPKLFIPNCFVLLSNGSQAKVGSTYAPWEFFNDWLVIDAHGARGAVALETALRGTCDPAVLLDLLENFMAYMERPGGLIKVMARSHQYLGVNAAIDNLHRARAEQDTRLGVFWHTQGSGKSLSMLWFTQKVLRQVPGKWTFVMVTDRTELDTQLHGEFADAGAISPEARVHAQSVAHLRELLAADHRYVFTLIQKFQPSKALGERQMPVLSNRSDVIVITDEAHRSQYDTLALNMRTALPHASMMGFTGTPLIAGEEQATREQFGDYVSVYNFRDAIEDGATVPLYYENRIPELQLVNENFSDELNALLEEAELDEDAEGQLARAFGTQYTLLTRPERLKTIAKDLVAHFVGRGFSGKAMYVGLDKAAAVRMYNLVREAWAEHLDELRAEHDALPELERPWLASRIELMETTDMAVVVSQSQNELKMLDDLGLDIRPHRERMNREDLAEKFKDPDDPLRLVFVCAMWMTGFDAPSVSTVYLDRPMRNHTLMQTIARANRVFPEKDNGLIVDYVGVFRNLEKALAIYGAANAGESPIEIIDALAGELDAAVAAVFDFCSGVGVDLAAMRDAEGFDHVAKRDAAVEALLVDEETRTDFQQKARQARKLFKALLPDPRAAAQQGNVAAIRVIAERVAEVTRPPEADIGAVADAVDALLDRSVGAEEYVIRAAAEGTKPDPLIDLSQIDFEGLAARFAGRERAETDRLAQLLRQQAIGAAVRNPTRYELVERIEQLIDDYNAGSVNIDEYLRRLVELSQTLTKEEERCAREGLTEEELAIFDLLTQPEPVLTDDERETVKASAKKLLERLHDKLVQDWRRKVDVKNDVDSTIRRILDQGLPETPYTVEIFTSKVQLVMDHVLTAYGDNGESAYDGRVDVQFSQGPPVELAGPIDVNRIADDVVARIHSDPVFARHVAQQLVSSGDV; encoded by the coding sequence ATGGTGCCGACGGGGGCGGAGTACCTGTACGTGGAGAAGCCGAGCATGGAGTTGCTGGAACAGCTCGGCTGGGCGCCGGTTGACGCGTTCCACGAGGTCCTCGGGCCGGAAGGAACGGTCGGTCGTGACTCGCAGCACGACGTCGTGCTCACTCACCGGCTGCGGTTCGCGATGCGCAAGCTCAACCCCGAGCACGTCCCTGACGCGGCGATCAACGAGGCTATCGAGGCCCTGACGAAGGACCGTACGGTCATGGACCGGGTGCGTGCCAACCGAGAGGTGCACGAACTCCTCCGTGACGGTTACCGGGCCGAGTGGACGGACGACCGCGGCGAGCAACAGATCGAGACGCTCAGGTTCCTGGACTTTGGTCTCCCGACGAACAACGACCTGCTGGCTGTGCAGCAGATGTGGGTCAAGGGCAACCTGCACAGCCGGCGCCTCGATGTCGCGCTTTTCGTCAACGGCATCCCGTTGGTGGTGATGGAATTCAAGGAACCCAACGAGTCGGTCAAGTCGGCGTACGACAACAACCTGACCGACTACCGCGACACCATTCCGAAGCTGTTCATCCCGAACTGCTTCGTGCTGCTGTCCAACGGCAGTCAGGCCAAGGTCGGGTCCACCTACGCGCCGTGGGAGTTCTTCAACGACTGGTTGGTCATCGACGCCCATGGCGCCCGCGGGGCGGTCGCGCTGGAAACGGCGCTACGAGGCACCTGCGACCCCGCGGTCCTGCTGGACCTGCTCGAGAACTTCATGGCGTACATGGAACGCCCCGGCGGCCTGATCAAGGTCATGGCGCGCTCCCACCAGTACCTCGGCGTCAACGCAGCCATCGACAACCTCCACCGCGCGCGCGCCGAGCAGGACACGCGACTCGGCGTCTTCTGGCACACGCAAGGCTCGGGCAAGTCGCTGTCGATGCTGTGGTTCACCCAGAAGGTGCTGCGCCAGGTGCCAGGCAAGTGGACCTTCGTCATGGTCACCGACCGCACCGAGCTCGACACTCAGCTCCACGGCGAGTTCGCGGACGCCGGTGCGATCTCGCCCGAGGCCCGGGTGCATGCCCAGTCCGTCGCGCACCTGCGCGAGCTGCTGGCCGCCGACCACCGGTACGTGTTCACACTCATCCAGAAGTTCCAGCCCTCCAAGGCGCTGGGGGAGCGGCAGATGCCGGTGCTGTCGAATCGCTCCGACGTCATCGTCATCACCGATGAGGCGCACCGCAGCCAGTACGACACACTCGCCCTCAACATGCGCACTGCGCTGCCGCACGCCTCGATGATGGGCTTCACCGGCACCCCGCTGATCGCCGGCGAGGAACAGGCCACCCGCGAGCAGTTCGGCGACTACGTCAGCGTCTACAACTTCCGCGACGCCATCGAGGACGGCGCGACGGTCCCGCTCTACTACGAGAACCGCATCCCCGAACTCCAACTGGTCAACGAGAACTTCTCCGACGAACTCAATGCCCTCCTCGAGGAGGCCGAGCTCGACGAAGACGCCGAGGGCCAGCTGGCACGCGCCTTCGGCACCCAGTACACGTTGCTGACCCGTCCCGAGCGCCTGAAGACCATCGCCAAGGACCTTGTCGCTCACTTCGTCGGCCGCGGATTCAGCGGCAAGGCGATGTACGTCGGGCTCGACAAGGCCGCCGCTGTACGGATGTACAACCTGGTCCGGGAGGCGTGGGCCGAACATCTGGACGAGTTGAGGGCTGAGCACGATGCGCTTCCCGAGCTGGAGCGCCCCTGGCTGGCGTCGCGAATCGAGCTGATGGAGACCACCGACATGGCGGTGGTGGTCTCGCAGAGCCAGAACGAGCTCAAGATGCTCGACGACCTCGGTCTCGACATCCGCCCGCACCGCGAGCGGATGAACCGGGAGGACCTCGCCGAGAAGTTCAAGGACCCGGACGACCCGCTGCGGCTGGTGTTCGTCTGCGCGATGTGGATGACCGGCTTCGACGCTCCCAGCGTCTCGACCGTGTACCTCGACCGACCGATGCGCAACCACACCCTGATGCAGACGATCGCCCGCGCCAACCGTGTCTTCCCGGAGAAGGACAACGGTCTCATCGTCGACTACGTCGGCGTCTTCAGGAACCTGGAGAAGGCCCTGGCGATCTACGGGGCCGCCAACGCCGGCGAGTCGCCCATCGAGATCATCGACGCCCTCGCGGGCGAGCTGGATGCGGCCGTGGCAGCGGTGTTCGACTTCTGCTCGGGCGTTGGAGTGGACCTCGCGGCGATGCGCGACGCCGAAGGGTTCGACCACGTGGCCAAGCGCGACGCCGCCGTCGAGGCGCTACTCGTGGACGAGGAGACGCGCACCGACTTCCAGCAGAAGGCCCGTCAGGCCCGCAAGCTCTTCAAGGCCCTGCTGCCCGATCCGAGAGCCGCTGCCCAGCAGGGCAACGTCGCCGCGATCCGGGTGATCGCCGAACGCGTCGCGGAGGTCACGCGCCCGCCCGAGGCCGACATCGGAGCCGTCGCCGATGCGGTCGACGCCTTGCTCGACCGGTCGGTGGGTGCCGAGGAGTACGTCATCCGGGCAGCGGCCGAGGGGACGAAGCCGGACCCCCTGATTGATCTGTCGCAGATCGACTTCGAGGGCCTGGCCGCCAGGTTCGCAGGCCGCGAGCGAGCAGAGACCGATCGGCTGGCGCAGTTGCTCCGTCAGCAGGCGATCGGCGCGGCGGTGCGCAACCCGACCCGGTACGAGTTGGTCGAGCGGATCGAGCAGCTCATTGACGACTACAACGCCGGCAGCGTGAACATTGACGAATACCTCCGCCGCCTGGTCGAACTGTCCCAAACCCTGACGAAGGAAGAGGAGCGTTGCGCACGGGAGGGACTAACCGAGGAAGAGCTCGCGATCTTCGACCTCTTGACTCAGCCCGAACCGGTGCTGACTGACGACGAGCGCGAGACGGTGAAGGCCAGCGCCAAGAAGTTGCTGGAGCGTCTCCACGACAAGCTCGTCCAGGACTGGCGTCGCAAGGTCGACGTCAAGAACGACGTCGACAGCACGATTCGGCGCATCCTGGACCAGGGCTTGCCCGAGACGCCGTACACCGTCGAGATCTTCACGTCGAAGGTGCAGCTCGTCATGGATCACGTGCTCACCGCCTACGGCGACAACGGCGAGAGCGCGTACGACGGACGAGTGGACGTCCAGTTCTCGCAGGGTCCGCCAGTTGAGCTCGCCGGACCCATTGACGTGAACCGGATCGCCGACGATGTGGTGGCGCGCATCCACTCTGACCCCGTGTTCGCTCGCCACGTGGCCCAGCAGCTCGTGTCGAGTGGCGACGTTTAG